Part of the Ornithodoros turicata isolate Travis chromosome 6, ASM3712646v1, whole genome shotgun sequence genome, AAAACGCATGAAAACGAAGGGAAATACACATAATATAAAGGAACGAGTAAGGGGAAGAGTCTGTCTGTTATGGCTGCAGCGAGCGCATATACTCCCAGCTGTCAGCGGTCGATCGACTTTGAGACGAAAGCGAAAAAATTTTCGCCGAAGTGCTCCACGCTTTCCAGGTGATCAAACAGAGCTCTTGCTGCAGCGGTCCTGCTGCACACACCACTAAACCAATACATTACGACGGTGGAAGTTCAAGAACCTCGCCAACACATTGCTACACCAGTGCATTTTATTCTTCTAAAGAAGCGTTTGGAAGAAGCTCGCATTCATTTGCCGACCACGAATATTAAATCATACTCTTTTCAAAcagtacttcaccacataacatggTGGCGGCCAACTGTTATCACACCCGATTCAATTAGGCGTGGAATATGCGCAGGGTTTacatctttttgtgacaattaacataactccataagtgtcacaagaaggcGCACCGTTTCCAACGAATCAGCggagagaatgatgtcattcgggacggtgattggctaggagcgtgctatgatggcgatttttctgtgttctcgtccaAGCTGTTATTAATTGGAAAATTAATATTAAAATTAATGGAAGTCTTAAGACCGTACCAGTATATAAGTTCTAAATGTAATCGTTTgctgtgttttttgtttgtttctttggaGACAATCCCACAGATCTATATCAGTAAAGCTAGTATTTTCGTGTAAATTCACCTTGCTTGTAACTCTTATAGTCTGTTCTTGCTTTTTTTAAAAGGGTCAACATATATGCCTTTGTTACATAAGGTGGCGCCGAAATTGCACCGCAGAGTATTGCACAACTCATAGTGGAAGCCTTTACATTCAAAGCCACGGGCCCGTCACCATTCCCGTCCCCGAAGCAATTTACAATTCCCACATTACACTAAGACTCAAAGAAGAAACATACCCCGCCACCAGACGTACTCGGACATGTATCAATCACCAGGGGGCGTCACGGttacgaaaaaaacaaaaaacaaatcgCATTTGTTAATAGTCTTTAGTTCCTCTCGCCCAGCCCACGTTTTCATCTGGCAAACGATCATCCTCCCCTGAAATATCAGCATCAACAAACGCCTtgttgtgtttcttttcttcatgaCCCCTTTGTTGTTGCCAGACGAAAAAGACGCGGTCattaagcagacgacacaaataAACAGCATCGCGCAATCTCCCCGGTTTTTAAGGGTACCCTAACTCCCGGAGCGATAATTAACCGAGTTAGCTTCCACATTTTTGTTTGAATTTTGTGCCCTGCGCATCTTGGTCCCTCCTTAATGAAGGAACTCAATAAACAAGATGGCTGGTCATAAACAGAAACAGATTATTGTTGCGTTATcgtctgcttcttttttttcgcttgTTAATCGTCGTCTGTTATCTCGTTAGTGAGTGATCCTTGCTGGGATGCGTCCGATCGCGTGTGTTGGCAGGGGAAAAAAACGCACAAGCAAACAAATAAGGAAGTTTCTTTTCTGTACACAATAAGCAGGATTATGTTTGCTGTGTGTCCCGGATACGCTCATGTCCAATGACGCATGCCGGGGAGATTCTTTAGCAGAAGGAACTCAAGCTGCAGCCTCTTCATTTCAATATGGTTCGGTGGCCGCGTACACTCTCGAAGCacagtttcaccgcatagcacgctcctatagccccGAATGGCAAtaatcatcccgaatggcactTTTGCAATGGCACTCCCATTTTGGTTGAAAACTgcgaggcatacgcctttttgtgacacgtatgcaGTTTTgttaatcgtcacaaaaaggcgcaaaCCCCACGCTTTCCCCAAATAAGGAATTATTGAGTTTTGTGGCGAAGTGCACTCAAGACCGATATGTGGTACGCGGGAATGCTCAAAAGTATTTTCGCGGCGAAACGTCTTCTCCGGGTACTGCGCCAGAGACAGAAATCACAGTGCCGCTGTTCGAAAATTCCCCCTTTCTCACACTGCTCTGGATATTCGATAAGGAACGACCTCTTCCGATATATATATGCTTGTGTATACGTATACCGAGAAACGCGAGACTTCTGAACCTGCTTATATCCTAATCATTTTAAAAGGGGGAAGTTTCCTGGGTTATTGAGTTGCTTCCCCCGCTATATGGGCTTCTCCGAGATGAGCTTGCAGATGCAATTAATCTGCGGGCCAGACACCAGATCACCTTATACTCTGCTAAACAACCTATGAACTACTTTGGGCTTTGCAGCCATGGGCGTGTATGCGTAATATGAGCTTCGAAGATCTATCCGAAGATGCATGGATATACGACACTACCTTCTCTGCCTCCGGGACATGAATATTCTTATGGAAACTGAAAGACGGGATTTCTCCGCTGGCAAATAATCATGAAATGACGGTAACCTCTGTTATTTACTTCCAGTTACACAAACTCGTTTGAAACAGGTTATACCTATCGAACTCCGTTCTATCGACGAATTAAAACGTACTTTCTAGTGCGGAAAATCACCGGAAAAGCATTATAATCGTAACATGAAAAGCGGCTATGAACCATCAAAAGACCATCGACCTTGCCCTGAGGAAGGCAGGAAGAAGCCCAGAGAGCAAATTCCGAAACGTATACTCCTTAGTTCAACTACTCCCACAATAAAGCTACTCCTCGGTAAAGGAGTAAACGCACAACCATTGCATACATCGCAATCTTAATGAAACGTAAATACGTTAATTCCGAAAGTGCATCGACCATCGTCTACTTGAACGGAGTGTCTGCGAGCAACTGAAATAACAGACCAAGCTGTGACATCACCGGCTCACGTGCATTCTAGGTCGTCGACGTccgggaaaaaaaggaaaacgtcGAGTTGTCATGGCGACGTGAAACCAACGCGCCCGACCCTTGGTGCTCACGGGGGCGTGAAATGGGCGACACGTCACTCTTTCTCTCTTATTTAGTCCTAACCTCGTGGGTCAATATGCTTAAGTGCCATACGTGACCCTGGGAGCAGCGACTGAGTAACACACCTTCGGGCTCCCTCAGGTACAGAGTCGTGTAAATCCTCACTCCACGATGTATACGCGTTTTATATTGATTGCGTGTCGCGATTAGATCTCCATACTCGTCACCAAAAGCGCACGTGCTCGATTTGAAAACAGACTGTGCTAACGCTAGATGAATGGGGGAATATGATAGCGTTGACGCGCTCTGGTGGCGGTTTTGGCGTTATGCAAGGTTCAGAAATGCGAGGAACAAATTAACGCAGCTATATCGAGATGCACACGAATCGAAAAGTTGTACATAAAGATTGTTTACTTTCACATAAAagtgatgatggtgatgtgatgaagaaaaataaaaaaaaaagaaaaagaaatggtgaTGCGAGtcgcgacgaagtcgaactggctgcCCCAGGACGCTGCTAacatacacaaaatacaaacaGATAAAcgatgatggagttcaacatgtagttcaaagaagtttcaaccaagtgagtgtaaaatgtcggaatcgctgggggcacacacagagCACACTCGGcaagtcatagaatgtccatacaagagagaactgatgttctgacgctggaacacatagaagggacaaatacatacaaggcctcaagccCGGCTGTACTTAGAAAATtttcaagtgccctcagcgccttgtcggacgactgAGGACATAACAGTTTCGCGACATAACGTATAAGTCATTTGGAATATCCGGCCTCCTGGGTTACTACACCTAAACCTAACATAATCGAAACCCTGACCCCGATCTTACTCCCCCTTTCCGACGTGTCACTTAACAAGTCACCGGCTTGCTTGAAAATGATTTACGCCAGTTGAGGACCGCTATGTGTTCCACGCATAGAGCTTTACAAAGCAGGCAGCCAAGCAGTAAGGGTCACTGATAAGGCCGAAAAACAGACAGGCCATACATTTAGGTGCTAGCCCTTTCTTCTCGAGGCTTGCCGGGGTTCAAGACGCGTAGACGTCGGGTTTTATCGGTGAAATGTTGGGAGAAAACAATGGCTGAGCGGACGGCGGACCGTGAGATATTTCCGAATGGACGGGGAGGCCTTAAAAGGACTCCGCACGGAGGTTAATTGTGCTTGACCAGTGGTGTTCAAGTCTCTCAGAGCCGCTTACACCGTCCGACTTGTCAAGGAGAAATTGCTGGATGTTTAGCTTGGATTTGCAGGAGAAGCTGATATCGCATGGTTTTGGAGGTGAACATTGTTTAAGGCTGATCGTTAGATGTTACAGAGGGAGACACTTAGAGATGTATTTTGAGCAGGCGTAAAGTTTTCATGGTTCCCTCGCAGCAAAGTGCCAGAGACAAGCTTGTCTGCTCTTCGCAGTCGTGATGAATACCTTATTGGTGTGACAGACGGTAAAAAGCTCCAGAACGCAGATATGACCAACCTTAGCCGTACATACTGTTCTAACACAACGCGGCGGACTTAGGCACAAACAATAGTGGACGACGTGCCTTGCCAGAATGATACGCACAAAAGTGTACTCACCGAAAGTTGGAGAACCATTTGACGAGCTGTGCCGTGTTGTTCTTGTTGAAATTAATGTCCGGGAAGTACATCTTGAGGATGGCGGAGCTGGGGTAGCGCACGTAGAAGAACATGAGCTTGGCCTTGCGCAGGTGCATGGGCGTGAGTGTGCTCGTGTAGCCGCCGGGCCCCAAGCTGCCAGACATGGAGGATCCCTTGTAGCCTCCGCCGGGGGAGTCTGAACCCGTGCTCTGGCTTGAGCTGTCGCGGGCTAGGGGCCCCGGCGGCGTGCCGCGAGCGCTGCCTCCACCTCCGGCGCCGCCTCCATTGATGTACCTGGTACCGCAACAGTACAAGGAACAACATGTAACCAGGACAAGTCTACTTTACATGGCTTTTCCGGTTTGCAAACACACCAGCAACCGGCACACCAGAAAAGCTATTGAACGAGTCCATCTCGGTGCGGGACATAGAAACATTTTGCAACCGTatggttggtttggtttggttttaagaaaaaaatggagagtttggcttcactaatgtgaggcccgcaactccacatcacttgcaccagttactttggtggtggtggtgtaagTTGATCCGTATAGTTGATCGACGTCTCGCACTCCTTCACATGGATAGATGCGTACTACATATTTCTCGCTTTGCAAAGTGTGGCAGCTTGCGTTACCTGTATTACCTTAAGTACGTATGTTATAGGTTGTTTTAGGATGCATTTCTCATTGTTTTTGTAGACATTGTAATTGGCTGCCAAATTTCTTTTCACGCCACAAGTCGTTTAGCTGGTCCATATAGACGACGGTGGAAAGCACCCCGCGGTGGCAAGTGACGCTGCATTAATGTCGTCAATCTCTATTCAGTTTCCGTATAAGGAAAATTATTTTGCACAAATAACGACTGCCATTCAAGAGTCTATCGTTAGCATTATTTCCTTCAATAAGAAGTTTTATAAAaacgtagaagtttcacgataacgtttccgaaaacatgataagtcaATCGTTTGATTCCTTTGGAGGGGCAGACGTTACTTGCTGATTGACTGACAACGATACGGAGTCGGAATCGGAGGTCCCTTACGATTCtttaaaactccctaatgtaaGATAACGCAAACCGAACCTTAAGAAGACATCACTGCGATGCTGTCTTCTGGAAAGAATAATGTGTTGAGGCGGAATTCCAGGTACAAGCGACCTAATATCTcagtacatacatacatacatgttgAAGGAACAACTGTGCGATGTGGCTTGGCACGCTTTCAACACGTATGCATCCAAACCCTAAACGTTACCCGAGGCCCAATAGGCTGAACGTTGTTCGGGATCTTAGTATGCTGTTTCGATACCGTAATTTTCTGGCACATGCTTTCCGTTCGAATGTGAGACGTCTCCACCATATAGGTTATCACATGTTAAACACACGAAAATCTCGATTTCCTTCACAGGAATATACAGACTTCACTTCTATTTGTCTAGCACTACCCGCGCTTCAGCATCGGGTTTGAAGAACACATACTCATGCATACATATGTAGAGTACATATGTAGGATGATACGTTAGGGCAGAATAACTCCGTAAGCGGCACATGTGACATCGAGACATATTTCTGTATTTCTGAGAAAGCTCCCATTTGACTACCAAAAACATGACGACGGAAGTATTTCGCAAACTTCGCAATCAGGAGGTCATCATTTATTACCCTACCTCTGTATACATTCCTGGTTAATGATGAATCGCGAGGAAGCAAGCGCTTCAGCACACAATGGCAGATTAGCAATACCCGGTACGTCGACAACGCAATATGTTTTTGTCTCTCGGTATCAACGTGCACGTGTAATAATAGGAGTGACACCGTTGGTAACTTACTTGAGGAATGAGATCATAGCCATGCCCGAGTCGTAACCCTGGCTATCACCATTGTCCGAGTCATTCTCCTGCTGGTGCCTCGccgatggcggcggtggtggtggcggcggaGGCGGATGCAATGCAGGGTAATGCAGGGAGTCCGGAGAGTGTGTCAACATGAGCGGCAACGGGGGTGGGTGATGTCCACCTGGATGGTGTGCACCCGGATGGCCGTCCTCGTCGTACAACCGCGGGTGGTCCACATGAAACGAGAACACATCCGCATGGTGATGCAGACTCGGGTTCGGGATGGCAACCGTCGTGGGCAGAGACACAGGGACAAGCGGTGGAGGCGGGAACCCGGGCGTCTCGCCGCACTTAGGGCTGTCGCGCGGGGTCAACCGCGTGTCCGTGACCTTGTGCCTCTTTTTCTTTGCGGGAACCACCAAAGACATAGCCTCTGTCTGCTCTGGAAGGTCGCCGTTACCGAAACTGGCCGCTTTGTAAGGAGAGCCACCGGGAAAAAGAGTTCGAGATGCTTCACACGGGGAACTCCGCAAGGAAGCCGCATTCAAGGGCGGTTGAGGAGGCTGCACGTGACCATTGAGACGCCCACGGTCGATCACTTTCGCAGCGTTCATGCTGCGGGGAGATTTACTGTCCAACATTTGGGTGAGCAGGCTCTGGTCCTTAGTGGTGGTAGCAGGGGAACGGGCCTCGGATCGTCGGTCGGTGAACCGCGACACAATTCCGTCTATCACTCGCGGAAGTATCTGTGTCATCTCGTTCTTGAGGGCCGATACGAGCCGGTCCACGTCCATCGCGGGTTGTGGTCGCACAATACAAGTCTGTCGCGCTTCGGGATGAGGTCTTTTGACATCGCGGTCATCGCGTGTGTCGGATAATATCGGTGGAGGGGTCACATCCCTCGTTGGAGGTTTCACATCACGTAAAGGAGACGATCTCGGTGCATCCGCTGACACGTCGTCGGCCGCAGAGTCCTCGGAGACGAGGTCCTCCTCGTCGCTGCGCATTTCATCGTAACGACGTTGCATCGTGGCGACTTGAGTCTGCAGTCGGAGGAGGTCTCTTCTGAAGGCTTCTCGATCTAAGCGTCTTTGCTTGGCGTTAGGTTCCTCATCGAAAGAATCATCCAGACCATCCTCTTCCTCATCACCACTCGCTGCCCTGTTGGCTTGTTGTGGCTGGTAGAGTTTCCGTTTCTTGCATCCATTCACCGGTGTGGATAGGGCATCAGACCCTCCATTCCCATTGGGACCGGGCCGGGGAGGGCCAAGCAGCATGTTGGAGACTATGTTCTCGACGCGTGCTTTCTTGGCGTCAACGGCACCAGTTGAAGATCCTCCGGACGTCCGGACAGAGTTTCCCGTCTCGTCTTCGTCGTCAGACGCTCGCGCAGTAACGCAGTCCATGGACGACGCCGCGTCAGCTGAGGGCGCCTCGTCTTCAACgtcttcctcctcctcgtcttcttcttcgtcgtcttcCCTTCTCGACTGCAGGATGTCGCGTAAGAGATGCGGGGTAGCGTCACCGTTAGCAGGACGCACCTCTGCCTCCTCGGCAGCAGCGGCTTCGAGGAGGTCGTCCAACCCCTTAGGGCTACTCATGAATCCATTGCGCAATGCCGGGGGCGATCGGAGGAACGGCGACGCCACAAGACTGTTGTTACCGGAGCGCGGTTCGCCGGCGTCTACGCGTTGTCGCGCGCGCTTCGCCTTGGCCCTGAGGAAAGTGCGATCGGGGCCTTCTGCAGAGTCTTCCTCCGATGACATCACGGCAAGACGCAGGCTTGCGATTGGCTGCAGACGGTGGGGGAGGAGGGCAACCACTTCCGCTGCCTCAGGAGCACATCTCACACAGGCGTCACACTTGGCCGAGCCTGTAGGGGAGAACACACGGTGGGTGAGGAGGTACACTAGGCAGGTGGTACGTGCGGACGTACTACGCCAGCCAAGGAGCGACCCACAAAGCCTGTTAATGACGCGCCAGATGGGACGGCTACCACAGTTACTACTACACTGCTACCATGCTACGGGGAGAAGGACTCCGCGTCGCGTGCCACCGTTCGTTTTCAGGAGGGGGGGCTTCGCTTGATAGACCACTTTCACTTTTACCGCTACGCGCGCGTGCGGGAAGACACCTTTCACGTTCCTTGCGAATGTGGTTTACTGATGGACGCGTCGAGTTAAAGTCAAGGAAAGCTACAATCGCACCGATTTGGGGGCCTTTCGCGTAACGTTGCAGGGTCATCGCACTCCGGTCTGGGGCGGTGGAACGGCTATGCTAACGCGTGTCTTGTGTCTGCAAGACCGTTCCGTTACTTTGTGCTAATCGTTCTGCCGGCTTCATGTGATAAAGTGAATTGAGATGACTCGGGTATTGAGCTTGACGCCGAAATTCCATCTGTTTTGCAGCGCAATCTGTATGTGCTATGTAATAAAAGTACAGGAGATTTCTACAGACCGTGAAATGTTCATAATTTGGGTCCAGGAACATGTGCACAGCGCCGATATGCAGTAATATACTAAGAATAAACGCGACTAGGTGCAGGCTTCCAGAAGTATACAACCACTGTCATGCAACACTATAGGAAGATAAAACAAATCTACCTCAACCGCGTCACATAACATGCATCAACGTAGCGACCAGATTCGTCCAAGATGGTCCACTCACAAGACACAGTCACTATACCAGAACAGTTCTGAGAACAGCACATCTTTCATTGGAGCTCTCCACATGCAGCGCTTGATGACGCTCGCCATAGCCTCCGGATCCAATAAGAAGAAGGGCGTTCATGTTTCCTCATTAGGAGTCGTTCGCAGTTACATTTTTTCCTGCGTGTCGCTACACAGTTGGCTGGG contains:
- the LOC135396829 gene encoding homeobox protein prospero-like; protein product: MSSEEDSAEGPDRTFLRAKAKRARQRVDAGEPRSGNNSLVASPFLRSPPALRNGFMSSPKGLDDLLEAAAAEEAEVRPANGDATPHLLRDILQSRREDDEEEDEEEEDVEDEAPSADAASSMDCVTARASDDEDETGNSVRTSGGSSTGAVDAKKARVENIVSNMLLGPPRPGPNGNGGSDALSTPVNGCKKRKLYQPQQANRAASGDEEEDGLDDSFDEEPNAKQRRLDREAFRRDLLRLQTQVATMQRRYDEMRSDEEDLVSEDSAADDVSADAPRSSPLRDVKPPTRDVTPPPILSDTRDDRDVKRPHPEARQTCIVRPQPAMDVDRLVSALKNEMTQILPRVIDGIVSRFTDRRSEARSPATTTKDQSLLTQMLDSKSPRSMNAAKVIDRGRLNGHVQPPQPPLNAASLRSSPCEASRTLFPGGSPYKAASFGNGDLPEQTEAMSLVVPAKKKRHKVTDTRLTPRDSPKCGETPGFPPPPLVPVSLPTTVAIPNPSLHHHADVFSFHVDHPRLYDEDGHPGAHHPGGHHPPPLPLMLTHSPDSLHYPALHPPPPPPPPPPSARHQQENDSDNGDSQGYDSGMAMISFLKYINGGGAGGGGSARGTPPGPLARDSSSQSTGSDSPGGGYKGSSMSGSLGPGGYTSTLTPMHLRKAKLMFFYVRYPSSAILKMYFPDINFNKNNTAQLVKWFSNFREFYYIQMEKYARQSVSEGVKNVEDLKVSADSELLRVLNLHYNRNNHIEVPENFRYVVEQTLREFFRAIVAGKDQEQSWKKAIYKVIARLDDNVPEYFKSPNFLEQLE